One Fuerstiella marisgermanici DNA window includes the following coding sequences:
- a CDS encoding beta-ketoacyl synthase N-terminal-like domain-containing protein: MKPIAVIATGMVTGVGLTAPSTCAAIHCAIDNFAETRFIDSGGEWIVASEVPLDPPVRGRAKLIKMAAPAIMECLSAIKTSVPVSVPLLLCLSEEDRPGRFADLDGSMLTDIATELNVPFSSKSQVFCNGAVGGVQAIERAFELLNNGGYEYVIVTGVDTLLVAGTLAALDKNHRLLTPSNSNGLIPGEGAAAVLLTPAPDPQPGQFVLKGVGYGREEATILSEEPLRADGMAAAIRDAFRNSGCTYDDVDYRITDISGEQYAFKEATLAASRTMKKVKEEYDIWHPADCIGDTGAAIVPVMVSVGKSAAEKEISSGDGVLFQCANDDNQRAVIIGGYLDPEDF; the protein is encoded by the coding sequence ATGAAGCCGATTGCTGTGATCGCAACCGGCATGGTGACCGGCGTTGGACTAACCGCACCATCCACGTGCGCGGCGATTCATTGCGCCATCGACAACTTCGCGGAGACTCGATTCATCGACAGCGGCGGTGAATGGATTGTGGCGTCCGAAGTGCCGCTCGATCCGCCGGTGCGTGGTCGAGCCAAACTGATCAAGATGGCGGCTCCGGCGATCATGGAATGCCTTTCCGCCATCAAGACATCCGTCCCGGTTTCAGTTCCGCTGCTGCTGTGCCTGAGCGAAGAAGACCGCCCCGGCCGGTTTGCGGATCTTGACGGATCAATGCTGACCGACATCGCCACCGAACTGAACGTGCCGTTTTCAAGCAAGTCGCAGGTCTTCTGCAACGGAGCCGTCGGCGGTGTGCAGGCGATTGAACGAGCGTTCGAGTTACTCAACAACGGCGGCTACGAATACGTGATTGTGACGGGCGTCGACACGTTGCTGGTCGCTGGAACACTGGCAGCTCTCGACAAAAACCACCGCCTGCTAACTCCGAGCAACTCAAACGGCTTGATCCCCGGTGAAGGAGCAGCCGCGGTGCTTTTAACGCCAGCTCCTGATCCCCAGCCGGGCCAGTTTGTGCTAAAAGGAGTAGGTTACGGTCGAGAAGAGGCGACTATACTGTCGGAAGAACCTCTCCGAGCCGACGGCATGGCTGCCGCCATCCGAGACGCCTTCCGCAACTCCGGCTGCACCTACGACGACGTCGACTACCGCATCACCGACATCAGCGGCGAACAATACGCCTTCAAGGAAGCCACGCTGGCGGCGTCTCGAACAATGAAGAAGGTCAAAGAAGAATACGACATCTGGCACCCCGCCGACTGCATCGGCGACACCGGAGCCGCCATCGTGCCCGTCATGGTGTCGGTTGGCAAAAGCGCGGCCGAAAAGGAAATCTCAAGCGGCGACGGAGTCCTGTTCCAATGCGCTAACGACGACAATCAACGAGCCGTCATCATCGGCGGTTACTTAGACCCGGAGGATTTCTAA
- a CDS encoding PAAR-like domain-containing protein yields MANNVFANGREISCKKADGKSICAFPDVCFTPPENPATPPGVPIPYPNTGMAKDTTSGSKKVQISKKEVLLKNKSYFKKSMGDEAGAAAKKGVLTSTNRGKVYFTMWSMDVKVEGQNVVRHLDLTTHNHMSFPGNSPPWAYADTQAVTAISDCEDEVKEAKNACSGKETKKAQCNSKKCRDAKRCLLITYKQGKRKGKKSKTGCCPGEQPHHLVEAHCFYEVGSRGKPGKRVVKAPRGKRAYNDGDSPCVCAKGPRHEKEHGQYHAFQQKLEAAHHSKNGSWTYKDARNTGVKAHKAVNGQCSEECTTAQLDAYHKDRCGMDDSTPLRTDPQAGTRSAGNLNTKQKNALQSAISAITGGTTSGSP; encoded by the coding sequence ATGGCCAACAACGTCTTTGCTAATGGTCGAGAAATCTCCTGCAAGAAGGCGGACGGAAAGTCCATCTGCGCATTCCCAGACGTCTGCTTTACGCCGCCGGAGAATCCTGCCACACCGCCCGGTGTTCCAATCCCTTATCCCAATACCGGCATGGCCAAAGACACGACCAGCGGAAGCAAGAAAGTTCAGATTTCCAAGAAGGAAGTCCTGCTCAAGAACAAGTCCTACTTCAAGAAAAGTATGGGAGATGAAGCAGGTGCCGCCGCCAAAAAGGGTGTTCTCACCAGCACAAACCGCGGAAAAGTCTACTTCACGATGTGGTCGATGGATGTGAAAGTCGAAGGACAGAATGTTGTTCGGCACCTGGACCTGACAACACACAATCACATGTCATTTCCAGGAAATTCGCCTCCATGGGCGTATGCCGATACTCAAGCGGTGACGGCCATCAGTGATTGCGAAGATGAGGTGAAGGAAGCGAAGAACGCGTGCAGTGGAAAGGAAACCAAGAAGGCTCAATGCAATAGCAAGAAGTGCAGAGATGCAAAAAGGTGTCTGCTTATTACATACAAGCAAGGCAAACGAAAAGGGAAAAAGAGTAAGACGGGCTGTTGTCCAGGCGAGCAACCACACCATCTGGTTGAAGCGCACTGTTTCTACGAAGTCGGTTCACGGGGAAAGCCGGGGAAACGGGTAGTGAAAGCTCCTCGAGGCAAACGAGCATACAATGATGGCGACTCGCCCTGCGTCTGTGCCAAGGGGCCTCGCCATGAAAAAGAGCATGGCCAGTATCATGCGTTCCAGCAGAAACTCGAAGCAGCTCATCATTCCAAGAACGGTAGCTGGACGTACAAGGATGCAAGAAACACCGGAGTGAAGGCGCACAAGGCAGTGAATGGGCAGTGTAGCGAGGAATGTACAACGGCGCAGTTAGATGCGTATCACAAAGACCGTTGTGGCATGGATGACTCTACTCCGCTTCGCACGGACCCTCAGGCTGGAACGCGTTCTGCGGGAAATCTAAACACAAAACAGAAGAATGCCCTTCAATCCGCGATTTCAGCCATTACTGGTGGCACGACATCCGGTTCACCATAA
- a CDS encoding TIGR02270 family protein, whose protein sequence is MNTPIVEPVIAIHAEHAADAWADRCGAVERPDYYLADLKQIDNRISENLDGLVVAASRIWDLLAQGLEGGEPAAVFTAAVVAVTEGNRDWMSQVLEVVVDKYTAKAMASAIAWVGAGNDHRLTSQLLASENPLHQHAGLAANAIQGIALPDDLFQRRDLTSHPRFLKSIGELGLTSLRRPCSSQLSSDNVEARFWAAWSCRLLGDSSAKRELMDIVTNEPDFAEKACPLIARGEAYAATADWLGKLAANAELQRLALVTTGAIADPVLAPWLIEFMANEELAPAAGEAFSMITGVDLEREDLTVDAGEVDESAGASDEASGKAEPADTDAPLPVPDPSLVKGWWAENGGRFKPGKRYLAGKTINRDNLWTVLAEGPQRQRAAAAIELALLEPGKPLFNVRAKVGDQVRRILSQSCE, encoded by the coding sequence ATGAATACGCCCATCGTCGAACCCGTCATTGCCATCCATGCCGAACACGCGGCCGATGCGTGGGCGGATCGCTGTGGCGCAGTTGAGCGGCCGGACTACTACCTGGCCGACCTGAAGCAAATTGACAACCGCATCAGTGAAAACCTGGATGGGCTGGTTGTGGCGGCATCACGCATCTGGGACTTGCTGGCTCAAGGCCTGGAAGGCGGCGAACCTGCGGCGGTGTTCACGGCAGCGGTCGTGGCTGTCACCGAAGGCAACCGCGACTGGATGTCGCAGGTGTTGGAAGTTGTTGTCGACAAGTACACTGCGAAGGCCATGGCTTCTGCCATCGCGTGGGTGGGCGCGGGCAACGATCACCGTCTGACGTCGCAGTTGCTGGCCAGTGAAAATCCATTGCACCAGCATGCGGGGCTGGCAGCCAACGCCATCCAGGGGATTGCTCTGCCGGATGATCTGTTTCAGCGAAGAGACTTAACGTCGCATCCGCGTTTTTTGAAGAGCATCGGTGAACTGGGGCTTACCAGTCTGCGACGGCCGTGTTCATCGCAGTTGTCGTCGGACAATGTCGAAGCCAGATTTTGGGCAGCTTGGTCGTGTCGATTGCTGGGCGATTCGTCGGCAAAACGTGAGCTGATGGACATTGTGACGAATGAACCAGACTTCGCAGAAAAAGCGTGTCCCTTGATCGCTCGTGGTGAAGCTTACGCCGCAACGGCCGACTGGCTGGGAAAACTGGCCGCCAATGCAGAACTGCAACGACTGGCACTGGTGACCACGGGAGCCATTGCCGACCCGGTGCTGGCTCCGTGGCTGATCGAATTTATGGCGAATGAAGAACTCGCGCCGGCGGCGGGAGAAGCGTTCAGCATGATCACGGGCGTTGACCTGGAACGAGAAGACCTGACGGTCGATGCGGGCGAGGTTGATGAATCGGCAGGAGCTTCAGACGAAGCATCCGGCAAAGCCGAGCCTGCAGATACCGACGCGCCGCTTCCGGTTCCCGATCCGTCATTAGTGAAGGGGTGGTGGGCAGAAAACGGTGGCCGTTTCAAACCGGGCAAACGATATCTCGCGGGCAAGACCATCAACCGCGACAACTTGTGGACGGTGCTAGCCGAAGGCCCGCAACGTCAAAGAGCAGCCGCCGCCATTGAACTGGCCTTGCTGGAACCCGGCAAGCCACTGTTTAACGTGCGTGCGAAAGTCGGCGATCAGGTGCGACGGATTCTGAGTCAAAGCTGCGAGTAG
- a CDS encoding N-acyl-D-amino-acid deacylase family protein produces the protein MFDVIICGGTVVDGTKAARYRADVGITDDRITAVGDLANAEAAAVIDATGQIVAPGFVDVHNHSDGWMLKEPLQASKTLQGFTTEVLLLDGIGYAPVNEQTWREWFFYLRSLDGLRLDEYEGWQSIQEFMECVEGRTTQNAMMHVPYANVRSMFCGFGSAPPTPEQMDAIKEEIRIGMEAGAVGLSTGLDYIAQCFSSTEELTEACKPVGEFGGLYVTHMRYKLGMIPALNEALQIARESGSGLHISHLKAVKGAGTDELLAWLEAARKEVPLSFDVYPYMPGCTMLNFLLPYDIWEDGPLAAMEKLNQPGVADRFEESMQRFMFDTNKIRIAWLPSKENSHHQGKLLSEYVASTGLPAGVALVNLLVEERLSVLCVYLEGDDRAIDPFLQHDLYMMGSDGIHADGGSIHPRQFGSAARLLGRCVRDYGLFSLEDAVYKLSGHAAERFGLKDRGVIREGAIADVVVFNPDTVSDTATYDAPQTLAAGISDVLVGGIRIVQGGAAIEFGSSEKLPGRFVKADWQGSTVR, from the coding sequence ATGTTTGATGTGATTATTTGTGGCGGCACAGTGGTTGATGGCACGAAAGCGGCTCGGTACCGAGCGGACGTTGGCATCACAGATGACCGCATCACGGCCGTAGGAGATCTGGCCAATGCGGAAGCCGCTGCGGTGATTGATGCGACCGGGCAGATTGTTGCCCCGGGGTTTGTGGATGTGCATAACCATTCCGACGGATGGATGCTGAAGGAACCTCTGCAGGCATCGAAGACATTGCAGGGCTTCACGACAGAAGTGCTGCTGCTGGATGGAATCGGCTACGCGCCGGTCAACGAACAAACCTGGCGAGAATGGTTTTTTTACCTGCGATCGCTGGATGGGCTGCGGCTGGATGAATACGAAGGCTGGCAATCGATCCAGGAATTCATGGAATGCGTCGAAGGCCGGACGACTCAAAACGCCATGATGCACGTGCCGTATGCGAATGTACGCAGCATGTTTTGTGGATTCGGTTCTGCTCCGCCGACACCGGAGCAAATGGACGCCATCAAGGAAGAGATACGTATTGGCATGGAAGCGGGTGCAGTGGGGCTGTCGACAGGGCTGGATTACATCGCTCAGTGCTTTTCGAGTACCGAAGAACTCACCGAAGCCTGCAAACCTGTCGGTGAATTTGGCGGTCTGTACGTCACTCATATGAGGTACAAGCTGGGCATGATTCCAGCGTTGAACGAAGCGCTGCAGATCGCTCGCGAATCGGGTTCAGGGCTGCACATTTCGCACTTGAAGGCTGTTAAAGGAGCGGGCACGGATGAGCTTCTTGCGTGGCTCGAGGCTGCTCGCAAAGAAGTGCCGCTTAGCTTTGATGTGTATCCCTACATGCCAGGCTGCACCATGCTGAACTTCCTCTTGCCGTACGATATATGGGAAGACGGGCCGTTGGCCGCAATGGAAAAGCTGAACCAGCCGGGCGTAGCGGACCGGTTTGAAGAAAGCATGCAGCGGTTTATGTTCGACACAAACAAAATCCGCATCGCGTGGTTGCCGAGTAAAGAGAACTCACACCATCAGGGCAAGCTGTTAAGCGAGTACGTTGCATCAACGGGCCTTCCGGCTGGCGTAGCGTTGGTAAATCTTCTGGTTGAAGAACGGCTGTCGGTGCTCTGCGTTTATCTTGAGGGCGACGACCGTGCGATTGATCCGTTTCTGCAGCACGATCTTTACATGATGGGCAGCGACGGCATTCACGCCGACGGCGGTTCAATTCACCCTCGTCAGTTCGGTTCTGCGGCGCGGTTGCTGGGCCGATGCGTGCGGGACTATGGCCTGTTTAGCCTGGAAGATGCAGTCTACAAACTAAGCGGTCACGCGGCGGAGCGTTTCGGTTTGAAAGATCGCGGCGTGATTCGTGAAGGTGCGATCGCTGACGTCGTAGTGTTCAATCCGGACACGGTTTCCGACACCGCCACTTATGACGCTCCGCAGACATTGGCGGCGGGAATCAGTGACGTGTTGGTCGGCGGTATTCGCATCGTGCAGGGCGGCGCGGCCATCGAATTCGGCAGCAGCGAAAAGCTGCCGGGGCGGTTCGTGAAGGCGGATTGGCAGGGCTCTACGGTGAGGTGA